One stretch of Nesterenkonia halotolerans DNA includes these proteins:
- the sucC gene encoding ADP-forming succinate--CoA ligase subunit beta translates to MDLYEYQARDLFEAHGVPVLAGIVAQTPEEAKAAAEKIGGTVVVKAQVKVGGRGKAGGVKLAKSADEAQQHAADILGMDIKGHTVHRVMIAQGADIADEYYFSILLDRANRNYLAMCSKEGGVEIEQLAEERPEALARVGIDPNTGIDAAKAKEIAEQAGFPEEQHEQLANAFVQLWTVFSKEDATLVEVNPLVKTGDGQIIALDGKVTIDENAGFRQPQHAELVDEQTEDPLEAKAKENDLNYVKLDGQVGIIGNGAGLVMSTLDVVAYAGEAHGGVKPANFLDIGGGASAEVMANGLDVILGDDQVKSVFVNVFGGITSCDAVANGIVKALEILGDSATKPLVVRLDGNNVEEGRRILEAANHPLVTTADTMDAGADKAAELAHSAQTEK, encoded by the coding sequence GTGGACCTGTATGAGTACCAGGCGCGCGATCTCTTCGAGGCACACGGCGTTCCCGTGCTGGCCGGAATCGTAGCGCAGACCCCGGAAGAAGCGAAGGCGGCCGCCGAGAAGATCGGTGGCACCGTCGTAGTCAAAGCTCAGGTCAAGGTCGGCGGCCGCGGCAAGGCCGGCGGCGTCAAGCTTGCCAAGAGCGCCGATGAAGCGCAGCAGCACGCTGCAGACATCTTGGGCATGGACATCAAGGGGCACACTGTGCACCGCGTGATGATCGCCCAGGGTGCAGACATCGCAGATGAGTACTACTTCTCGATCCTGCTGGACCGAGCCAACCGCAACTACCTCGCCATGTGCTCCAAAGAGGGCGGCGTGGAGATCGAGCAGCTCGCTGAAGAGCGGCCCGAGGCTCTGGCTCGCGTGGGCATCGACCCCAACACCGGCATCGACGCGGCCAAGGCCAAGGAGATCGCCGAGCAGGCAGGATTCCCGGAAGAGCAGCACGAGCAGCTCGCCAACGCCTTCGTGCAGCTGTGGACCGTCTTCTCCAAGGAGGACGCCACGCTGGTCGAGGTGAACCCGCTGGTGAAGACCGGCGACGGGCAGATCATCGCCCTCGACGGCAAGGTCACCATCGACGAGAACGCTGGCTTCCGCCAGCCCCAGCACGCGGAGCTCGTCGACGAGCAGACCGAGGACCCGCTGGAGGCGAAGGCCAAGGAGAATGACCTGAACTACGTCAAGCTTGACGGTCAGGTCGGCATCATCGGCAACGGCGCCGGTCTGGTCATGTCCACCCTGGACGTCGTCGCCTATGCAGGCGAGGCGCACGGCGGGGTCAAGCCCGCCAACTTCCTGGACATCGGCGGCGGCGCCTCGGCAGAGGTCATGGCCAACGGCCTTGACGTCATCCTCGGTGATGACCAGGTGAAGTCCGTCTTCGTCAACGTCTTCGGCGGCATCACCTCCTGTGACGCGGTGGCCAACGGCATCGTCAAGGCGCTCGAGATCCTCGGGGACTCCGCCACCAAGCCGCTCGTGGTGCGCCTCGACGGCAACAACGTGGAAGAGGGACGCCGCATCCTTGAGGCGGCGAACCACCCGCTGGTCACCACCGCTGACACCATGGACGCCGGCGCCGACAAGGCCGCCGAACTCGCGCACTCTGCGCAGACTGAGAAGTAA
- the sucD gene encoding succinate--CoA ligase subunit alpha, translating into MSIYLNKDSKVIVQGITGGEGTKHTALMLKAGTNIVGGVNARKAGTTVSHKDKAGADVELPVFESVAEAMEKTGADVSVAFVPPKFAKDAAVEAIEAGIGLLVVITEGIPVQDSAEFFNLSLTKTGADGKPVTRIIGPNCPGIITPGQALAGITPSNITEAGPIGLVSKSGTLTYQMMYELRDIGFSTSIGIGGDPVIGTTHIDALEAFENDPETKAIVMIGEIGGDAEERAAEYIKAHVTKPVVGYVAGFTAPEGKTMGHAGAIVSGGSGTAEGKKEALEAAGVKVGKTPSETADLLREIFKG; encoded by the coding sequence ATGTCTATCTACCTGAACAAGGACTCCAAGGTCATCGTGCAGGGCATCACCGGCGGTGAGGGCACCAAGCACACCGCTCTGATGCTCAAAGCAGGCACCAACATCGTCGGCGGCGTCAACGCCCGCAAGGCCGGCACCACCGTGTCCCACAAGGACAAGGCAGGCGCCGACGTCGAGCTGCCCGTGTTCGAGTCCGTGGCCGAGGCCATGGAGAAGACCGGCGCCGACGTCTCGGTGGCCTTCGTGCCGCCGAAGTTCGCCAAGGATGCAGCAGTGGAGGCCATCGAGGCAGGCATCGGCCTGCTCGTGGTCATCACCGAGGGCATCCCGGTGCAGGACTCGGCTGAGTTCTTCAACCTCTCGCTGACCAAGACCGGCGCCGACGGCAAGCCTGTCACCCGGATCATCGGCCCCAACTGCCCCGGCATCATCACCCCGGGGCAGGCGCTGGCGGGCATCACCCCGTCCAACATCACCGAAGCCGGGCCCATCGGCCTGGTCTCGAAGTCAGGCACCCTGACCTACCAGATGATGTATGAGCTGCGCGACATCGGGTTCTCCACCTCCATCGGCATCGGCGGTGACCCGGTCATCGGCACGACGCACATCGATGCGCTCGAGGCCTTCGAGAACGATCCGGAGACCAAGGCCATCGTGATGATCGGTGAGATCGGCGGCGACGCCGAAGAGCGCGCGGCCGAGTACATCAAGGCCCACGTCACCAAGCCCGTGGTGGGCTACGTGGCAGGCTTCACCGCTCCCGAGGGCAAGACCATGGGCCACGCCGGCGCCATCGTCTCCGGCGGCTCGGGCACGGCCGAGGGCAAGAAGGAAGCACTCGAGGCAGCAGGCGTGAAGGTCGGCAAGACGCCGTCCGAGACCGCTGATCTGCTCCGCGAGATCTTCAAGGGCTGA
- a CDS encoding pyridoxamine 5'-phosphate oxidase family protein: MFEHPDNDPVLVLDEDQCWSLLKGTQHGRLVTVVGGRADIFPVNCAVQQNSIVLRTAPGSKLAEMAVNESVVFEADGILADQAWSVVLRGTAARLETSAEREQAEELGLKPWVPTLKDFFVRISPGELSGRHFIFGPHPERELGEGSEVG; encoded by the coding sequence ATGTTCGAACATCCCGACAATGATCCGGTCCTGGTGCTTGATGAGGACCAGTGCTGGAGCCTGCTGAAGGGCACCCAGCACGGACGGCTGGTCACCGTGGTGGGCGGTCGCGCGGACATCTTCCCGGTCAACTGCGCGGTCCAGCAGAACTCGATCGTGCTGCGCACCGCACCGGGATCGAAGCTCGCCGAGATGGCCGTCAATGAGAGCGTGGTCTTCGAAGCCGACGGCATCCTCGCCGATCAGGCCTGGTCCGTGGTGCTGCGTGGCACCGCCGCTCGGCTGGAGACCTCCGCAGAGCGGGAGCAGGCGGAGGAGCTCGGTCTCAAGCCGTGGGTGCCCACGCTGAAGGACTTCTTCGTGCGGATCAGCCCCGGGGAGCTCAGCGGGCGCCACTTCATCTTCGGCCCGCATCCCGAGCGCGAACTGGGCGAGGGCTCCGAGGTCGGCTGA
- a CDS encoding ABC transporter substrate-binding protein produces MKKTARGAKVVAVASLAALTISACGGGGGDDDENINLRFTWWGGDTRHAYTQEIIDAFEEEHPNITISPEFDSWEGYWDSLATQSAARDTPDIMQMDLSYIREYIENGLLYELDQVNTDAFTDELLATGSSEGTLYGMPIGSTSLTMMTNESVFEDAGVEMPDDDTWTWDDVTQVAAEVSENSEAYGLARPFNDAGVGIWLRQHNGTNMVTEDGEVAWEPEDVVPYFEMLGEALDSGALPSGAQVNEDRAAALEQTMIATEGAAMDVWWDTQIKVLSSNEGVELTPLKLPSESGNAQDAQLYYKASMFYSVYEGTEHPEEAQMFIDYLVNNEDAGRLQLLERGIPGNAEIREAIRGDLDEDETDLLEYNEGLEEVVAEAPPLPPEGFGAVQEIIWRYEEEFLFGRVSAEEAAQRMHDEIAGALE; encoded by the coding sequence ATGAAGAAAACAGCACGCGGCGCCAAAGTCGTCGCCGTCGCGTCCCTCGCTGCACTGACGATATCCGCCTGCGGCGGAGGCGGCGGTGATGATGATGAGAACATCAATCTTCGCTTCACCTGGTGGGGAGGCGATACCCGTCACGCGTACACCCAGGAGATCATCGACGCCTTCGAGGAGGAACACCCGAACATCACCATCAGCCCTGAGTTCGACTCCTGGGAAGGCTACTGGGACTCCCTCGCCACACAGTCTGCTGCACGGGACACCCCGGACATCATGCAGATGGATCTGTCGTACATCCGTGAATACATCGAGAACGGGCTGCTGTACGAGCTGGACCAGGTGAACACCGACGCCTTCACGGACGAGCTGCTCGCCACAGGCAGCTCTGAGGGGACCCTCTACGGGATGCCGATCGGCAGCACCTCGCTCACCATGATGACCAATGAGTCGGTCTTCGAGGACGCCGGCGTCGAGATGCCGGACGACGATACATGGACCTGGGATGACGTGACCCAGGTCGCCGCAGAAGTCTCGGAGAACTCGGAGGCCTACGGCCTGGCAAGACCCTTCAACGATGCAGGGGTGGGAATCTGGCTGCGCCAGCACAACGGCACGAACATGGTCACCGAGGACGGCGAAGTGGCATGGGAACCCGAAGACGTGGTGCCCTACTTCGAGATGCTCGGCGAAGCACTGGACTCTGGGGCTCTTCCCTCGGGGGCCCAGGTCAATGAGGACCGTGCCGCCGCATTGGAGCAGACCATGATCGCGACCGAAGGCGCTGCCATGGACGTCTGGTGGGACACCCAGATCAAGGTGCTCTCCAGCAACGAGGGTGTCGAGCTGACGCCCCTGAAGCTGCCCAGCGAATCGGGGAACGCTCAGGACGCACAGTTGTACTACAAGGCGTCCATGTTCTACTCGGTCTACGAAGGCACCGAGCACCCGGAGGAGGCTCAGATGTTCATCGACTACCTGGTCAACAATGAAGACGCTGGACGCCTGCAGCTGCTCGAGCGCGGCATTCCAGGCAATGCCGAGATCCGGGAAGCCATACGAGGTGATCTCGACGAGGACGAGACCGACCTTCTGGAATACAACGAAGGGCTCGAAGAAGTGGTCGCCGAGGCACCGCCACTCCCGCCCGAGGGCTTCGGCGCCGTGCAGGAGATCATCTGGCGCTACGAGGAGGAGTTCCTGTTCGGTCGAGTGAGCGCCGAGGAAGCAGCACAGCGCATGCATGACGAGATCGCCGGCGCCCTGGAGTAA
- a CDS encoding cupin domain-containing protein encodes MTHSPVQRALPRFPGGTSLSHLCVYDWETPDGLHGGSPHLHTVSTEAYVVTAGRGEVHTISAEGPARDELAAGSLLWFTPGTIHRLINHDQLEMQVVMSNAGLPEAGDAVLTFPAEVLADPEKYQAAATLPLDADEPARAKAARARRDLAIAGYEELLEAMTKHGPQALERLYAAAGHLVRPKVGQWKQIWEATVLAEAERTRAQLDALDHGDATHLSQAQVVRAEPRPDPRLYGMCGRLQTWTGHEAPFE; translated from the coding sequence ATGACACACTCACCCGTGCAACGCGCCCTCCCGAGATTCCCCGGCGGGACCTCCCTGAGTCATCTGTGCGTCTATGACTGGGAGACCCCCGACGGGCTCCACGGCGGCTCCCCGCACCTGCACACCGTCTCCACAGAGGCCTACGTCGTCACCGCGGGCCGCGGAGAAGTCCACACCATCAGTGCCGAAGGACCAGCCCGAGACGAACTCGCTGCCGGGTCGCTGCTGTGGTTCACCCCCGGCACCATCCACCGGCTGATCAACCATGATCAGCTCGAAATGCAGGTGGTGATGTCCAACGCCGGACTGCCCGAGGCAGGCGACGCCGTGCTCACCTTCCCGGCCGAGGTCCTCGCCGACCCGGAGAAATACCAGGCCGCCGCCACACTGCCCCTCGACGCAGACGAGCCTGCTCGAGCGAAGGCCGCCCGAGCCCGCCGCGACCTCGCGATCGCCGGCTATGAAGAGCTCCTCGAGGCCATGACCAAACACGGCCCCCAGGCCCTGGAGCGGCTCTACGCGGCAGCAGGACACCTGGTCCGACCCAAGGTCGGGCAATGGAAGCAGATCTGGGAGGCCACGGTCCTCGCGGAAGCCGAACGCACTCGAGCCCAGCTCGACGCGCTCGACCACGGCGACGCGACCCACCTGAGCCAGGCCCAGGTCGTGCGCGCAGAACCACGCCCGGATCCCCGTCTCTATGGCATGTGCGGACGTCTTCAGACCTGGACAGGCCACGAAGCCCCTTTCGAGTGA
- a CDS encoding DUF6807 domain-containing protein, with the protein MNHFDVETSQDAIAVTVGDTEILRYVIHPDSPTDEAPKPYLYPLRFLDGADAAVRRPWDHRWHTGLQFTWSHVADQNFWGGPTFAVEDGYQMRGNLGTMKHTGFAAEPAGGSDVVFDETLEWITSRGEHWIDEHRVQRVHALDTARGIWAIDLSTELTNVSEQTLPLGSPTTAGRPNAGYTGWFWRGPRSWTGCTVVNSTGDEGEDHTMGKEADWVAFSSEHDDLDGGGTVLAFAGSSSSEDTEVPPMKWFTRTGIFAVASQSPAFDQEIHLPAQGSLRLNHRFVFIAKVCSRAELDALGEEFALR; encoded by the coding sequence GTGAACCACTTCGATGTGGAAACCTCCCAGGACGCGATCGCAGTCACTGTCGGAGACACCGAAATCCTCCGCTATGTCATCCACCCCGATTCACCCACAGACGAGGCCCCCAAGCCCTACCTCTACCCACTGCGATTCCTCGACGGCGCAGACGCCGCAGTCCGCCGCCCCTGGGACCACCGCTGGCACACCGGCCTGCAGTTCACCTGGTCCCATGTGGCCGACCAGAACTTCTGGGGCGGACCAACCTTCGCCGTGGAAGACGGCTATCAGATGCGCGGAAACCTCGGCACCATGAAACACACCGGATTCGCCGCCGAACCCGCTGGAGGCTCCGACGTCGTCTTCGACGAGACCCTGGAATGGATCACCTCCCGAGGCGAGCACTGGATCGACGAACACCGCGTTCAACGCGTCCACGCACTCGACACCGCTCGAGGAATCTGGGCCATCGACCTCAGCACAGAACTCACCAACGTCTCCGAGCAGACCCTCCCGCTGGGAAGCCCGACCACGGCCGGACGCCCCAACGCCGGCTACACAGGGTGGTTCTGGCGCGGCCCCCGCTCCTGGACCGGGTGCACCGTGGTCAATTCCACCGGCGACGAAGGTGAAGACCACACGATGGGCAAGGAGGCCGACTGGGTGGCCTTCTCCTCCGAGCACGACGACCTCGACGGCGGCGGCACAGTCCTGGCTTTTGCTGGCAGCTCGTCTTCCGAGGACACCGAGGTGCCACCGATGAAGTGGTTCACCCGGACCGGGATCTTCGCGGTCGCCAGCCAGTCCCCCGCCTTCGACCAGGAGATCCACCTCCCCGCCCAGGGCAGCCTGCGGCTGAATCATCGCTTCGTGTTCATCGCCAAGGTATGCAGCCGGGCGGAACTCGACGCCCTGGGAGAGGAGTTCGCGCTGCGATGA
- a CDS encoding Gfo/Idh/MocA family protein — protein sequence MSTHETAPSTPERVRVGLVGAGGIATVAHLPTLKSLESRVEVVGITDLDPHRVRQVAEEWGIPGRYDSVDELLSSATPDLLIVCTPPSAHRDAVIKGLRSGAWVWCEKPPVLSLAEYDEIQAEETSGGPYASFVVQHRFGSGAATLKQQVQDGDLGRPLVAMCNTLWFRPHSYYEVPWRGRWDTEGGGPAMGHGIHQMDLLLEILGDWSEVTAKAEALDRDVETEDVSFAIVRFENGALASVVNSVLSPRETSYLRFDFQDATVELEHLYGYDNSSWTWTPAEHRAQGDDERRRVMESWLPAEDVPSSHKQQLSELLDAMTAGVRPRASGHDGRRTLEFISALYQSAETGRTIRREDLANEGIYYTGMHDSNFIYGSSRLAEASPSSTKPSH from the coding sequence ATGTCCACTCACGAAACAGCTCCCAGCACTCCTGAACGCGTCCGTGTCGGACTCGTCGGGGCCGGCGGTATCGCTACGGTCGCCCACCTGCCGACGCTGAAGTCCTTGGAATCACGGGTGGAGGTGGTGGGCATCACCGACCTCGATCCACACCGTGTCCGCCAGGTCGCAGAAGAATGGGGCATCCCTGGTCGCTATGACTCGGTGGACGAGCTGCTCTCTTCCGCCACACCGGATCTGCTGATCGTGTGCACCCCGCCTTCAGCCCACCGTGACGCCGTGATCAAGGGGCTCCGGTCTGGCGCCTGGGTCTGGTGCGAAAAGCCCCCGGTGCTCTCGCTGGCCGAGTACGACGAGATCCAGGCGGAGGAGACCAGCGGTGGACCGTACGCCTCCTTCGTGGTCCAGCATCGGTTCGGTTCCGGAGCCGCCACCTTGAAGCAGCAGGTGCAGGACGGAGACCTGGGCCGACCGCTGGTCGCCATGTGCAACACGCTCTGGTTCCGACCCCACTCCTACTACGAGGTGCCGTGGCGCGGACGGTGGGACACCGAAGGAGGCGGCCCCGCCATGGGCCACGGCATTCACCAGATGGACCTGCTCCTGGAGATTCTGGGGGACTGGTCCGAGGTCACAGCGAAGGCTGAGGCTCTGGATCGGGATGTGGAGACCGAGGACGTCTCCTTCGCGATCGTGCGGTTCGAGAACGGAGCTCTGGCTTCGGTGGTGAACAGCGTCCTCTCGCCCCGGGAGACGAGCTACCTGCGGTTCGACTTCCAAGACGCCACCGTGGAGCTGGAGCACCTCTACGGCTACGACAACTCCTCCTGGACCTGGACCCCCGCGGAGCATCGTGCCCAGGGCGATGACGAGCGGAGGCGGGTCATGGAGTCCTGGCTTCCCGCGGAGGACGTGCCGTCGTCCCACAAGCAACAACTCAGCGAGCTCCTGGACGCCATGACCGCCGGGGTTCGCCCCCGAGCCTCCGGTCACGACGGTCGACGGACCCTCGAGTTCATCTCCGCGCTCTACCAGTCCGCAGAGACGGGCCGGACGATTCGCAGGGAGGACCTGGCCAATGAAGGCATCTACTACACCGGAATGCACGATTCAAACTTCATCTACGGCAGCAGCCGCCTGGCCGAAGCTTCCCCCAGCAGCACCAAGCCATCTCACTGA
- a CDS encoding LacI family DNA-binding transcriptional regulator gives MASDATGAPRAATIHEVARRAGVSHQTVSRYLRDMGPFKPATTERVEKAIQELNYRPNMIARSMRTRRTGVLAVILPSQVDAMPTPTLAGAARAAHAAGCFMEISVVDGTAQDRASRAVELMESGRVDGVLSLSALPGLRDRPKGPGTAALAVLGQFDDDLRGIGPLADASIMADIVKHLAEIGHRNFLHISGPQDWTSARARRKVFEETVAELGLVSCGIVGGGWGPEVGYSAISELAPGSTVTAVVAANDYVAMGAVRAAHERGWRVPQDLSVIGWDNLETGRYATPSLSTVAVDREGQGWQAMSRLIALVRDESSPLGSPEANRLILRESCGPPPT, from the coding sequence GTGGCGAGCGACGCGACAGGGGCCCCACGGGCGGCCACGATCCACGAGGTGGCACGGCGAGCGGGTGTGTCTCACCAGACCGTCTCGCGCTATCTCCGCGACATGGGTCCCTTCAAGCCGGCCACCACGGAACGCGTGGAGAAGGCGATCCAGGAGTTGAACTACCGGCCCAACATGATCGCCCGGTCCATGCGAACCCGACGGACCGGCGTTCTCGCGGTCATCCTGCCGTCCCAGGTCGATGCCATGCCCACCCCGACGCTTGCAGGAGCGGCGAGGGCGGCGCATGCGGCAGGCTGTTTCATGGAGATCTCCGTGGTCGACGGCACCGCCCAGGACCGTGCATCACGGGCCGTCGAACTCATGGAGTCCGGGCGAGTGGACGGTGTGCTCTCGCTGAGTGCTCTGCCGGGTCTGCGGGACCGGCCCAAAGGTCCGGGCACTGCCGCGCTGGCGGTCCTGGGCCAGTTCGACGACGACCTGCGGGGCATCGGTCCGCTCGCCGACGCGTCGATCATGGCCGACATCGTGAAGCATCTGGCCGAGATCGGGCACCGGAACTTCCTGCACATCTCAGGACCCCAGGACTGGACGTCGGCACGTGCCAGGCGAAAGGTGTTCGAAGAGACGGTCGCCGAGCTTGGGCTGGTGTCCTGCGGCATCGTCGGCGGTGGCTGGGGACCCGAGGTGGGCTACAGCGCCATCAGCGAGCTCGCCCCGGGAAGCACAGTGACTGCCGTGGTCGCCGCCAACGATTACGTGGCGATGGGTGCCGTCCGTGCAGCCCATGAACGAGGATGGCGCGTGCCACAGGACCTGAGTGTGATCGGCTGGGACAATCTCGAGACCGGCCGGTACGCCACGCCCTCGCTCTCGACCGTCGCGGTGGACCGGGAGGGGCAGGGGTGGCAGGCGATGAGTCGGCTGATCGCCCTCGTGAGGGACGAGTCTTCTCCGCTGGGAAGTCCCGAGGCGAACCGTCTGATCCTTCGTGAATCCTGCGGCCCCCCTCCCACCTAG